Genomic segment of Planctomycetota bacterium:
ATATCCAAGGCATTATTGATTATACCGAAACCCATAAAAAGCCCAAAGAGGAAATCGTTTGGGTTGGATTGCGAAAATGAGTAGACACGAAAACATGAAAATGACCACGAAGACACGAAAAATAAATCCGTGTTTTTGTGTAGCATGCTTTCGTGCTTTCGTGTATTAGTATTAAATTTCGAGATTTCGTGTTTATATATTAACTATTTCGTGCTTTAGAGTATTAAGTTTCGTGATTTCGTGTTATGAGAAATGAAATACCGTTAGAAGAAAACCTGAATTCAGGGCATCTGGCATGCCCCGGTTGCGGCGGCTCGCTTTCCATGCGCCTTGCCTTAAAGGCGCTCGGCAAGAAGACATATTTGGTCCTGACCGCCTGTTGCTGGTCGATTATAGACGGTCCCTTCCCATATTCAGCGGTTAAACTGCCGCTCATGCACACGGCGTTTGAAACCGCCGGCTCGGCATCTTCAGGCGTCCGCGCGGCATTAGACATCTTAGGCAAAAAAGATATTACCGTCATGGCATGGGCAGGCGACGGCGGAACGTTTGATATCGGGATACAAGCCCTTTCCGGCGCCGCGGAACGCAACGAAGACTTTATCTATTCCTGTTATGATAACGAGGCATACATGAATACCGGCATCCAGCGCTCTTCCGGCACGCCCTGGGGCGCCTGGACCACCACCACCCCGGAAAGTAAAGGCGAGCAGAAAAAGAAAATGATGGAAATCATGGCCGCGCACCGGATTCCTTACGCCGCGACTCTCTCCCCGGCTTATCCGGAAGATTTTATCCGGAAATACAAGAAAGCCAAATCCATTAAAGGCACTAAGTTCATGCACATACTTTCCCCCTGCCCGCCCGGATGGAAGACATCGTCAGAGCAATCAATGAAGCTCTCGCGGATGGCGGTTGAAAGCGGCGTTTTCCCGCTCTATGAAGTGGAAAACGGAACTAAGTATACGCTCAACTATCCTTCGGCAGACTTTAAAATCAAGCCGATTAACGAATACGTATCAATGCAGGGAAGATTCAGGCACCTCAACAAAGAGCAAATTAAGTTCATGCAGGAAAACGTCACCTCCGAATGGCAGCGGCTCTTGCGCAAACTCAAGTACGCGTAAAGCTCTTCTCCTAACCTTTAACTTTTAACCTTTAACATGCGACTGTAAGGAGTCCCGATTTTATATCGGATAACATACAACCCCATTAAATATTGACTCTTCCCGCGGGAAAGGTAGAATAGAAAATCAGTAATGCATCCTCTGAATAAGATAGATAATAAAGCGGATAATTATGGGAAACACTTGTTTTTTATTGGGTGCTGGTTTTACTCATGCCGTTACGAACGGAAAAGCACCTTTGACCTCTGGTTTAGTACCGCTGATTAAAAATATAATTACGGATGATTTGCAAGATACTCTTAACCATGTTGGCGACAACATTGAATTATTTATTACTTTGTTGGATTTAGAGGAGCGCTACACCGTACAAAATGAACGCAGAGATAAAATCAGCGAATGCAAAAAGAAAGTGATCGATAAAATAATTGATTGCTATGATATAGATAAATTTACTGAGCATTTTCCTTTATGCGAGTCATTCGTTAAGAAGGTCAGCGATAATGCTTGTATTTTAACGCTAAATTATGATTGTCTATTAGACAGATACTTATATTTAAGTAAAAGATGGTCTCCGCACGGAGGATATTTTGCCCAGCAATTTCCTTCAAGCATAAAACATAATTCTAATCTAGATAATGTACTACTGTTAAAATTACATGGTTCTTGCAACTTTAGGAATAATAGTGGGAATTTAGACTACCCTAATATTGAGGTTTCCAGCAAGATTTTCCCCAGCATTCATGCGGAAATAAATACGCGGAATTATAAACGGGATGAGGGGGCTCATGTTTTAATTATGAGTTATTTAAAACAATATCATAATGGTATAATGATGCTATGGAGAGAAGCAATAGAAACATTGAAGAATGCTAATAGGCTTACTATTATAGGCTGTTCACTCCGAGATGAAGATATATTTCTAAGATACGCCTTATATCATTTTGGGACTAAAGAAAATACAGACAAATTCGTCATTGAAATAGTTGATAAGAATAAAAATAGTGGTGAAACGATAAAGTCAAAAATAGAAGAATTGGTTGGATTTCCTGAGAAACAAGAGTATAAAATATATAATGACTTAAAGGAATATTTAGGGGATTGAGGGAAATAGCATACTGAACTATGAATTTTCTGAATAGTGACTCTGTATAGTGACTGAATAATTATAGATACCACGTCTTGTAATTCTCTTATGTAATAAAGCACGCTTTACCTAAACCCGCAACTGCCATTTCCCTAATCCGCAAGAGCCATTCCACCAATCGCCAAGAGCCATCCCTCTAACCCCCAAAAGCCATCCCCCTACCCTACCCCCCACCCCTAGAGCGGGGGTAGGTGTTCCTAACCGCCTTATAAATCACATGATAGAAAGACACCTTTTTCGTGGGCGTTTTTGAGACCTTATGCTATATTATCTGATATGGAACTGCCAATCCTCTCTAAAATCAAGATAGCCGTCTTTATCCCTGAAGAGCCGCCCAAGGGATATCTGGAAAAATGGCGTGATTCCATGAAAAAAGCCGCCCCCAAAATGCGACTTGGCATCAAACAGGCAATCAGCGGGATAGGCGACTACGCCCAAAAAATAGCCAAGCCGGGCATAAAAGAAATGATTGAATGGCTTAATCAGGGTTACAAAACCAAAACAGGCAAGAACTATGAGAAAATTATCAACAATATGCTGGCGAATATTCCCAAAGGATACGCCCGGTATATGAAAAAAGTGACGCGGGCGTTTAAGGCGGTTAAAGGGAATAAGGCAGACCGTTTTGCCAAAATCATTGATGCCAAGTCTTATTGGGTTGCCTTAAGAAGAAGCCAATTGGTTCTGCCTTTTATCGGGTATAAGGATGTTATCAGGGGACTTGGCCCATTTTCCGCAAGGTGGCTAAACGGTGATTTGGCAGTGATGGAACTCCTTACCAAACAGGATAATTGCTACGGCACAAAACCCTTATTAATTACTGCGCCGGAAAAGGCAGGTGAATTCAGGAATAAGTTTGTCCAGCAAATCTCCAAGTCCGGCGCGCGGATTGTCCAATACGATTACGGCGATAAAATAATCCTGGAAGAAAATAAGGAAATGAACAAACTTATAAATAAATACGCCGACAAAGGCATTGCCGAATTCTCACCCGGGAAATCCTCTCATGTTGATTTTATATTGGAAGGCAATCAACTATTCCTCGATATCCAGGTCGCGCAAGTGTGAAATCCGCCCCCAATACATTTTACTTGATTATTTCAGATTGATATGATAATTTCATCCTACACTTACAAAGGAGAGGTGGCTGAGTAAAGTCGCCCGCCAGAGGCGGGTCCGCCTTCGGCGGAATAGCGGCGGTCTTGCCCGCCAGAGGCGGGAAATGTGAGATAAAATATGGCTTGTGTTTATATATTATACAGTAACACAACCAGGAAATTTTATATAGGCTCCAGCAGAGAAAATAATGCCGATAAAAGAATAAAGGCTCATAATAGCGGAAGAACTAAATCCACAAAATCCGGTCGTCCGTGGATACTTATTTCTATAGAACAACATACAACTTATACGGATGCACGAAAAAGGGAACTATTCCTGAAATCAGGTGTCGGGCGTGCTTGGATTAAAGAGAAATTTGGTTACTACAAAGCATAAATAGGAGAGGTGGCTGAGTGGTCGATAGCGGCGGTCTTGAAAACCGTTGTGGGCGCAAGCCTACCGGGGGTTCGAATCCCTCCCTCTCCGCGGTGAACCACGTTGGGTTCACCGCGAGCCGTAAACTTGAGCATAGCGAATAGTTTACGGACGCAACCATCATTAAACAGAAAGGACTAGAGTCATGAAAGTATTCATCTCCTGCGATATAGAAGGCATTACCGGCGTAATCGAACGCTCCCAGACTGATTTCCATGGCAAAGATTACGATAAAGCCCGTGAATGGATGACCAACGAAGTCAATGCGGTCATTGAAGCGGCACTCGCCTGCAAAGCCACGAAGATTCTCGTGAACGACGCCCACGGCGATATGTTTAATCTACTGATTGATAAACTCAACCCAAAAGCCACCATTATTTCCGGCAGCCATAAGCCGCTCGTGATGATGGAAGGGATTCAAGCCAGATTCGACGCCGCGGCATTTGTCGGATACCACGCGCGGGTCGGGACAACCGGCGGAGTGCTTGACCACACCATGTATGGAAGGGCCGTCCATGAATTCAGGATTAATAACCGCCTCTTCGGCGAGACCGGCATAAACGCCCTGATTGCCGGACACTATAAAACACCGGTCGTTCTGGTCTGCGGTGATGATAAAACCGCGCGCGAGGCAAAGTCATTCCTCGGAAAAGTGGAAACGGTTGAGGTTAAGCGCGGCATCACCCGCTATGCCGCGGAATCGGTCCATCCGACTGAAGCGGTAAAACGGATTAAAGAAGCGGCGCTGGTCGCATTTAAGGATTATAAATCCTATAAGCCTTTCATAATGAAAGGGCCGCTTAATCTTGTCTTGGAATTTATGGATAGCGGAATGGCGGATGAGGCGAGCCTGATGCCCGGCACCAAGCGCCTTAACGGGTTTAGGGTCGCCTACAAAGCGCGCGATATCGTCGAGCTCTGCCAGGCATCTATGGTCTTAATAACCCTGGCGGCGCAGACCCTGCCGAGGAAATGAGCCGAGAGCAACCACAGATTACATCCCACTCCATTTCATTTCGGGGACACCCGATTATTGGGAATCCTCGAAGGGGGCGGATTACACGGAATAACATTGGGTTTCACCGCAAAGACGCAAAGGACGCAGAGATGATTACGCCAAAATTCACAGAGTCTTTCTCAGTGAACGGAAAATATTGCTGATGGAAGTTATAATTACTATTATAGCACCCAGACATAAAACAGCTAACAGAAAATAACCATACCCGCCTTCCAAAAGGGGAAAGTTTTGTATAAATCCGAATAAAAACAGACCGCCTATTAAGAAAACAACAGCCAAGCTCATAACTGAAGAAATTATTACCCATATCCTTGATAATTTATTCGGTATGATATCAAATATGGCGGCTGAGGCTACCATAATAACAAAAAGTTCTATAATTATTTCTCCGCAAGAATACGCATCTATGCGAACTTTATGCGCTGATTCGGTTAATCCCCCCAACATGAACAAAAACTCAACGATGATTACGTAGATAGCCAAAGCTGTTAGTATGATTGATGCGGAGATTACAATGATTTTCTTCATATACAGGATTTTTCTACGGTTAAGTATATCACTATTTGTCATTAAGTCAAGTGTAATTCACCTCGTTGGGTTGTTTCACCTGATTAATCGGCGTTTATCTGTGTAATCCGACTCTACCTGTTTAACATAATCAGCTGCCTACACAAAAATTATTGATATCAGGCGTCCCATAAATGGGGTCGTCCCTGCCGACAGGCAGGGGCAGTTATTTAACTTATCCTTTTTCTTGAAAAGCGTATAAAATAATTGTAAGTTAATGGTCTTTTATATTAATAATATTATTGGAATATTGCCCCACTCATCCCGCAGTAACGGGACTCGGGGACGCCCGATTGATGCGGAGTTTAGCAGGGGCGAAAGGAGCTTAAACATGAATAGGCGCAAAAAGAGATTTTTCACTTCAGAAGCAGTTTGTATGGGACACCCTGATAAAGTCTGCGACCAGATTTCAGATGCCGTTCTCGATGCCTTAATCGCCGATGACCCGTATTCGCGCGTTGCCTGCGAGACATCCGTTAAAACCGGCATGGTCCTCGTCTCGGGCGAAATCACCACCACGGCTTATGTGGAAATCCCGGATATCGTCCGCCAGACTATCAAAGAAATAGGCTATACAGACGCCTGCACGGGTTTCGATTATGAAACCTGCGCGGTCCTGACCTGCATCCAAAAGCAATCCGGCGATATCGCTTTGGGAGTCGATGAAAACAAGAAAAAAGGCAAAGATATCGGCGCGGGCGACCAGGGAATGATGTTCGGTTATGCCTGCAACGAAACGCCGGAACTAATGCCCCTCCCGATTTCCCTTGCACGTAAAATAGTCAATAAATCCGCCGATATGCGCATCGAAAGCGATTTGCCTTATCTCCGGCCCGACGGCAAGACGCAAATTACCGTGGAATACTTTGATAATAAACCGGTCAGGGTTGACACCGTCGTCCTTTCACTCCAGCATAACCCCGAGGTCAACTGCAGTAAACTCAAGGATGACTTGATTAATAAGATAATAAAACCGAGCATTCCGAAACACCTTCTGGATAAAAAGACCAAGTATTATGTAAACCCGACCGGCAGGTTTGTCTTAGGCGGCCCTTACGCGGATGCGGGTCTGACCGGACGTAAAATAATCGTCGATACCTACGGCGGGATGGGACGCCACGGGGGCGGCGCATTCTCCGGCAAAGACCCGACCAAGGTAGACCGGAGCGCTTCCTACGCGGCGCGCCACGCGGCCAAGAATATCGTCGCCGCAGGATTAGCCGACCGTTGCGAAGTCCAACTGGCTTATGCCATCGGCGTTTCACAGCCGGTTGCCATCGACGTGGAAACATTCGGCACGGGCAAGATACCGGAAGATAAAATCTCCGCGCTTCTTATGAAGCACTTTGACTTCTCCCCCAGCGGAATAATCGAGCGCCTTAAACTGCGCCGCCCGATTTATAAACAGACCGCCCGTTATGGACATTTCGGCCACAGCGGAGAAGGCTATACCTGGGAAAAGACGGATAAAGTTGCTCTTCTCAAGAAAGAAGCGAGGAGAATATAATACCAAATATTAATCACGAATGGCACGAATGAAACCAAATAAGATAAATATAAATTCTTATTCGCGTGATTCGTCATATTAGTGTGATTCGTGTTAAAAAAACAGGAGAGAAAATGAAATACGACGTAAAAGATTTAAAGCTTGCCGCCAAGGGAAAAGGAAGAATCAATTGGGCAGATAAGCACATGCCCGTCTTGCAGATGATTCGGGCGCGGTTTGCCAAGGAACAACCGCTTAAAGGTGTCCGTATTGCCGCCTGTTTGCATGTAACAAGCGAGACCGCGAACCTGATGAGAACCCTTAAAGCCGGCGGAGCACAACTGGCGCTCTGCGCTTCCAATCCGCTTTCGACGCAAGATGACGTCGCCGCCAGCCTGGTAAAAGATTTCGGGATTTCCGTATTTTCCGTGCACGGGGAAGATAACAAGAAATATTATTCCCATATAGAAGCGCTCATCGCCACCAAGCCGCAGATTACCGTGGATGACGGCGCGGATGTCGTTTCCACCATCCACTCCAAGCATAAGGATATGATAAAATACATCTATGCCGGCATGGAAGAAACCACCACCGGCGTAATCAGGATGCGTGCCATGGCAAAAGACGGCGCTTTGCTTTATCCGATATTTTCCGTAAACGATGCCACGACCAAATATCTCTTTGACAACCGTTACGGCACGGGCCAATCCAGCGTAGACGGGATTCTGCGCGCGACCAATATTTTATACGCCGGCAAGACCGTGGTCGTCGGCGGTTACGGCTGGTGCGGACGCGGATTCGCCATGCGCGCCAAGGGTATCGGCGCGCGGGTGATTGTTACCGAGGTCAATCCGCTTAAAGCCCTGGAAGCCACCATGGACGGCTATGAAGTCATGCCCATGAAAGAAGCCGCCAGGAAAGGCGATATCTTCTGCACCCTGACCGGCGATATCGATGTCATCACCGGTGAACACTTCCTGGCAATGAAAGACGGCGCGATTGTCTCCAATTCCGGCCACTTTAATGTCGAGCTCGATTTGGTCGCGCTGAAGAAACTCTCCAAGAAAATCAATAAGAACGTCCGCACCAATGTGGATGAATATATCCTCAAAAACGGCAAGGCGATTTATGTCTTAGGCGAAGGGAGATTAGTGAACCTCGCCTGCGCCGAGGGGCATCCGGCAACTGTCATGGACATGAGCTTTGCCACGCAGGCATTGATGGCTGAATATTCGGTCAAGAACTACAAGAAGCTTTCTCCCAAGGTTTATTTAGTGCCGAATGAGATTGAGGACTGGATTTCCCGCCTGAAGCTCCAGACACTGGGCGTCAAGATAGACACCCTGAGCGAAAGGCAGAAAGAATATCTTTCTTCCTGGCAGGAAGGGACGTAGAGCTTTACCACAGAGAACATCTATAGCCCGAGCTTTCTTATGCGTAATTAATTTACCAGTCAATCAATCCGAAATTAGCACTCGAATTCACTGCGGGGGACACCTGATTGCCTGATTATTGATTGAAGCGTGCCTAATTTTATTTCAGGATGGTTTGGAACAGGAACGGTTATCGTAGTATGTTGAAGTTTTTTCTGCATTACGACATGGCTTCCGCGTTGGCGGACACGGACAAAGCCCTGTCTGACAAGAATCGCACAAACTTCCCTGCCGGAAAGGATTCGTAATTTAGCCAATCGATACCTCCACCTGAGTTATATATACTTCGCCATGAAGCCGTTTTTTAATCTCTGATGGAGAAGCCGATTCGAAAAACAGCTCAATTGCCTCGCGGAGGTTATTACGTGCTTTTTCTATAGTATTTCCCTGGCTGGCGATATCCAGTTCGGGGCACAAAGCTACGTAATCTTTGCCTTCTTTTTCGATAACTGCGGTAAGTTGTTTGAGCATAAAATTAAACCTCCTTTTTCTATATTAGTCATTTGTATTATATCCCGCTATATGATAAATGTCAAAGGATTTTAGCTTAATCGGCTAGTTTAAACAGTATCTTTCTTCCTGGCAGGAAGGGACGTAGGTTTTTCGGTTATTATTACCTGACTCTTAACCATAAGGCTGGTTTTCTATACATCCATATTAACTTGACAAAACCGCTTTTGGATACTAATATACTACGGCAAATCTATGAATAAGATAATTCCGGAAAAAGGGATTACCTTTGACGACATCCTTTTAATCCCTGCCAGATCAGAAGTAGTACCTAGTGAGGTAAATACCTCCACCCTGTTCTCCCGCCATATCAAGATTAATATCCCGATATGCTCGGCGGCAATGGATACGGTTACCGAGGCAAACCTGGCTATCGCACTTGCCCAGGAAGGCGGAATCGGCATCATCCATAAAAACATGCCCATCGAGCAGCAGGCGCGCGAAGTCCATAAAGTAAAACGCTCCGCCAGCGGAATAATCATCGACCCGATTACGCTCCCCCCCACCGAAACAATCGGCAAAGCCAAAAGCATTATGCGGGAACATAATATTTCCGGCATCCCGATTGTAGAAGAGAATAAGCGTGTAGTCGGCATCCTAACCAACCGAGACCTAAGGTTCCAGAAATCCGATGACAAGAAAATAGAAGAGGTCATGACCAAAGAACATCTGATAACAGCCCAGCCGGGAACGACGCTTGAAAAAGCCCGTGAAATCCTCCATAAAAACAAGGTGGAAAAACTGCTCCTGGTGGATAAGAGCAACATACTTAAGGGACTCATCACCATCAAAGATATCAATAAGATGCTTCAGTTCCCGCTTGCCTGCCGTGATAAAATGGGCAGATTAATTGTCGGTGCGGCGGTCGGCGTCCATGATTACGAAAGGGTGGAAAAACTGGTATCAAGCGACGTTGACGTGGTGGTAATTGATACGGCGCATGCCCATTCGGAAAACGTGATTAAAACCGTAAAGGAAATTAAGAAGCGGTTTAAGATAGAAGTGGTTGCCGGCAATATTGCCACGGGCGAGGCGGCTTATGATTTAATCAAGGCCGGAGTGGACGCTTTAAAAATCGGCATCGGCCCCGGCTCTATCTGCACCACCCGCATAATCGCCGGCGTGGGCGTTCCGCAGATTACGGCAATCTTTAACTGTGTCAAGGTAGCGGAAAAATACAAGGTGCCGGTGATTGCCGACGGCGGCATCAGATTCTCAGGCGATATCACCAAGGCCATCGCCGCCGGTGCGAACAGCGTCATGATAGGCGGCCTCTTTTCCGGCACTGCCGAAAGCCCGGGCGAGACATTTATATATGAAGGCAGGGCATATAAATCATACAGAGGGATGGGCTCTTTAGGCGCCATGGTCCAGGGAAGCAAAGAACGTTACGGGCAGGCAGGCGTAAAAAGCCGCGATAAACTGGTTCCGGAAGGGGTTGAAGGACGAAGCCCCTTTAAAGGGCCGCTGGCTGATTTCGTTTACCAGCTGGTCGGGGGCTTGAAAGCCGGAATGGGTTATTGCGGATGCAAGAATATCGAGGAACTGCGCACCAAGACCAGATTTATTAAAATCAGCCCGGCGGGCCTGAAGGAAAGCCACCCGCACGATGTCTTTATCACCAAAGAACCGCCGAATTATACTGCAGAATAAATCAGGGACTAAAATTTCCTTTAACACGGCATGTTTATAATAGTAAACTCACGGTGGGCTTAACAATAGGATACGATACAAACAACCTATGAAACGTTCAACCCGGATAAAAAGGCCGTACAAACAGGCATTAATGCAACGTAATAACAATCAAACTGATAAATTCATCCAGGATAAAGAATATTTCTTCCAAAGCGTTTTTTCCAGCATCCGCGATGGTGTAAGCATTCTTGACAATCATTTTAATATTATCCGCGTAAATCCGGCAATGGAACGTTGGTATGCCCATCAAATGCCCCTTGTCGGTAAAAAGTGCTACCAAGCCTACCACGGGCGTAAAATTCCCTGTAAAGTCTGCCCTTACAAGCAAACAATCAGAACCGGCAAACCAGCTTATGAAATAGTCCCCAGGACAGGACGAGGCGATCAAATTAATGGATCAATCGGTCTTTATACCTTCCCGTTTATTGATGCAAAAACAGGCGGGCAAAAGGGCGTGATAGAATATGTCCGGGATATTACCGAGCAAGTACAAGCCGAAGAAAGCTTGAAAGAAAGCGAAGAGAAATTCAGGACACTTGCCGAGCGATCCCCGCATATGATTTTCATCAATAACCTGGACAG
This window contains:
- a CDS encoding SIR2 family protein, whose protein sequence is MGNTCFLLGAGFTHAVTNGKAPLTSGLVPLIKNIITDDLQDTLNHVGDNIELFITLLDLEERYTVQNERRDKISECKKKVIDKIIDCYDIDKFTEHFPLCESFVKKVSDNACILTLNYDCLLDRYLYLSKRWSPHGGYFAQQFPSSIKHNSNLDNVLLLKLHGSCNFRNNSGNLDYPNIEVSSKIFPSIHAEINTRNYKRDEGAHVLIMSYLKQYHNGIMMLWREAIETLKNANRLTIIGCSLRDEDIFLRYALYHFGTKENTDKFVIEIVDKNKNSGETIKSKIEELVGFPEKQEYKIYNDLKEYLGD
- a CDS encoding adenosylhomocysteinase, with product MKYDVKDLKLAAKGKGRINWADKHMPVLQMIRARFAKEQPLKGVRIAACLHVTSETANLMRTLKAGGAQLALCASNPLSTQDDVAASLVKDFGISVFSVHGEDNKKYYSHIEALIATKPQITVDDGADVVSTIHSKHKDMIKYIYAGMEETTTGVIRMRAMAKDGALLYPIFSVNDATTKYLFDNRYGTGQSSVDGILRATNILYAGKTVVVGGYGWCGRGFAMRAKGIGARVIVTEVNPLKALEATMDGYEVMPMKEAARKGDIFCTLTGDIDVITGEHFLAMKDGAIVSNSGHFNVELDLVALKKLSKKINKNVRTNVDEYILKNGKAIYVLGEGRLVNLACAEGHPATVMDMSFATQALMAEYSVKNYKKLSPKVYLVPNEIEDWISRLKLQTLGVKIDTLSERQKEYLSSWQEGT
- a CDS encoding 3-methyl-2-oxobutanoate dehydrogenase subunit beta; this encodes MRNEIPLEENLNSGHLACPGCGGSLSMRLALKALGKKTYLVLTACCWSIIDGPFPYSAVKLPLMHTAFETAGSASSGVRAALDILGKKDITVMAWAGDGGTFDIGIQALSGAAERNEDFIYSCYDNEAYMNTGIQRSSGTPWGAWTTTTPESKGEQKKKMMEIMAAHRIPYAATLSPAYPEDFIRKYKKAKSIKGTKFMHILSPCPPGWKTSSEQSMKLSRMAVESGVFPLYEVENGTKYTLNYPSADFKIKPINEYVSMQGRFRHLNKEQIKFMQENVTSEWQRLLRKLKYA
- a CDS encoding type II toxin-antitoxin system HicA family toxin — translated: MAKLRILSGREVCAILVRQGFVRVRQRGSHVVMQKKLQHTTITVPVPNHPEIKLGTLQSIIRQSGVPRSEFEC
- a CDS encoding methionine adenosyltransferase; amino-acid sequence: MNRRKKRFFTSEAVCMGHPDKVCDQISDAVLDALIADDPYSRVACETSVKTGMVLVSGEITTTAYVEIPDIVRQTIKEIGYTDACTGFDYETCAVLTCIQKQSGDIALGVDENKKKGKDIGAGDQGMMFGYACNETPELMPLPISLARKIVNKSADMRIESDLPYLRPDGKTQITVEYFDNKPVRVDTVVLSLQHNPEVNCSKLKDDLINKIIKPSIPKHLLDKKTKYYVNPTGRFVLGGPYADAGLTGRKIIVDTYGGMGRHGGGAFSGKDPTKVDRSASYAARHAAKNIVAAGLADRCEVQLAYAIGVSQPVAIDVETFGTGKIPEDKISALLMKHFDFSPSGIIERLKLRRPIYKQTARYGHFGHSGEGYTWEKTDKVALLKKEARRI
- a CDS encoding GIY-YIG nuclease family protein gives rise to the protein MACVYILYSNTTRKFYIGSSRENNADKRIKAHNSGRTKSTKSGRPWILISIEQHTTYTDARKRELFLKSGVGRAWIKEKFGYYKA
- a CDS encoding M55 family metallopeptidase; translated protein: MKVFISCDIEGITGVIERSQTDFHGKDYDKAREWMTNEVNAVIEAALACKATKILVNDAHGDMFNLLIDKLNPKATIISGSHKPLVMMEGIQARFDAAAFVGYHARVGTTGGVLDHTMYGRAVHEFRINNRLFGETGINALIAGHYKTPVVLVCGDDKTAREAKSFLGKVETVEVKRGITRYAAESVHPTEAVKRIKEAALVAFKDYKSYKPFIMKGPLNLVLEFMDSGMADEASLMPGTKRLNGFRVAYKARDIVELCQASMVLITLAAQTLPRK
- a CDS encoding type II toxin-antitoxin system HicB family antitoxin encodes the protein MLKQLTAVIEKEGKDYVALCPELDIASQGNTIEKARNNLREAIELFFESASPSEIKKRLHGEVYITQVEVSIG
- the guaB gene encoding IMP dehydrogenase → MNKIIPEKGITFDDILLIPARSEVVPSEVNTSTLFSRHIKINIPICSAAMDTVTEANLAIALAQEGGIGIIHKNMPIEQQAREVHKVKRSASGIIIDPITLPPTETIGKAKSIMREHNISGIPIVEENKRVVGILTNRDLRFQKSDDKKIEEVMTKEHLITAQPGTTLEKAREILHKNKVEKLLLVDKSNILKGLITIKDINKMLQFPLACRDKMGRLIVGAAVGVHDYERVEKLVSSDVDVVVIDTAHAHSENVIKTVKEIKKRFKIEVVAGNIATGEAAYDLIKAGVDALKIGIGPGSICTTRIIAGVGVPQITAIFNCVKVAEKYKVPVIADGGIRFSGDITKAIAAGANSVMIGGLFSGTAESPGETFIYEGRAYKSYRGMGSLGAMVQGSKERYGQAGVKSRDKLVPEGVEGRSPFKGPLADFVYQLVGGLKAGMGYCGCKNIEELRTKTRFIKISPAGLKESHPHDVFITKEPPNYTAE